The following proteins come from a genomic window of Oceanispirochaeta sp.:
- a CDS encoding DMT family transporter: MYPLLSIGLGALIALMITLNSQLASLMGIIPASLVLHLVGLGTITAVIALRDQVGSGKRVPLFLRLGGLVGVGLTLFNIICFQAIGASLTIALGILGQTLAGQIVDITGFLGMEKHPFHKGKLAGWILILLGVQLMAGGSSGQGLYVLLAFMAGTMVMLSSVLNAQLAQKIGIFRATRNNFIMGLAGLIVLLFFFWTGPEPFYLIPRIHPFILAGGGVFAVLVVSGMNLILPKIPTVYSTILIFSGQISTGLIVDYFLYGQFSVEKAVGALVILLGLAVKTLIDRHVAASLMEASSLIKTTLVPDKKIDI, translated from the coding sequence TTGTATCCACTTTTATCCATTGGTTTGGGTGCTCTGATTGCCCTTATGATCACTCTCAACTCCCAGCTGGCATCGTTGATGGGGATTATCCCGGCATCCCTGGTATTACACCTGGTAGGGTTAGGAACTATTACTGCCGTTATTGCCTTGAGGGATCAGGTTGGTTCAGGGAAAAGAGTTCCCCTCTTCCTCCGTCTGGGCGGTCTTGTGGGAGTAGGGCTGACTCTTTTTAATATTATCTGTTTCCAGGCCATCGGGGCATCTCTTACCATCGCCCTGGGAATTCTGGGGCAGACTCTAGCCGGACAGATTGTGGATATCACAGGCTTTCTCGGGATGGAAAAGCACCCTTTTCATAAGGGAAAGCTCGCTGGTTGGATTCTGATTCTGTTGGGAGTTCAATTGATGGCAGGCGGTTCCAGCGGACAGGGACTCTATGTGCTTCTGGCCTTTATGGCGGGTACAATGGTGATGCTTTCGTCTGTGTTAAATGCACAACTGGCGCAAAAGATCGGGATTTTCCGGGCTACCCGTAATAACTTTATCATGGGTCTTGCCGGCCTGATTGTTCTTCTCTTTTTCTTCTGGACCGGCCCTGAACCTTTTTACCTGATACCCCGAATTCATCCCTTTATCCTTGCGGGAGGTGGTGTTTTCGCCGTTCTGGTTGTCTCTGGTATGAATCTGATATTGCCAAAAATCCCGACTGTATACAGCACCATCCTCATTTTTTCAGGTCAGATTTCTACGGGGCTGATTGTGGATTATTTTCTATATGGACAATTTTCAGTTGAGAAGGCGGTAGGAGCCCTGGTAATACTCCTGGGGCTGGCTGTGAAAACCCTGATAGACCGGCATGTCGCTGCATCCTTGATGGAGGCTTCTTCTCTGATTAAAACAACACTTGTCCCTGATAAAAAAATAGATATATAA